The genomic segment AGATTCATTATTCGGGGTTATTTTCAGGGTTCTTTATTGATTTTTTAAGCCCCATTTTGATTGCGGCTAAAACTCCCCTTCCCGGCCCTTGAGGCCCTCCTTGTGAAATCCTCTTGCATGGTTTCTTGGCGCATCTTTTGGCTCAGGGACTTCAAGCGCAACGTCCTTGCCAGTCTGCTCCTTCAAAAACGCGGCCACCCTGTCAGTCAGGCCGGGGATGTGGGCCTGCTGCGAAATCATCTCTATAGACCTGATTGCAAGCTCCACGTTGCCGCTGTTTGAAAGCCAGACAATCCCGTTCCTGCCAACCGCAATGTCGCAGCCGGCTGCCGCGCGAATCATGTTTATCATTGAGTTTTTCTTTCCGATGAGGCGTGGCACCTTGACTGGAGGGAACATGATGACCCTTCCGCCGCTAAGCTTGCGGGCCTCGATGATTGATATGTTTTTAACCTCGTCTATTGAAAGCAGCCGGCCTATAATCACATCCCCCCTTGTGAATGTGGTCTCGCACTCCCTGCTTGAAAGGAAGCCTGTGTAGGGGGAATTTAGCCGCACAACATAACCTGCAAACTTCACATCCACCACAATGCCGACAATAAGGTCCTCTTGCATCGGCTCGTAGGGACCCTTGAGCGGCACAAGGCGGCCGTCTTCCGATTGCATTGAGAAGACGGACGCGAATGTCTGGTTGTTTTCAACAAATGAGTAGGCCTGCGAGAGAGGCTTTTGCGACAGAAGCTGCCCTGGAACAACGAGTTTCATAATTTTCACCTTTTGAATGGAAAAAGCGTTTGCGGCTTTTTTGGCAAGCGATGCACTGAAAAAACCCAGCGCAGTGCTTGCCTTGTGTTTTTGGAATTTGGCTGCCGCCTGACAAAAGCAATAAGCATAAGTTTTGCGGCTTGAATTGGGCCCGGCGGCACTATTGGCCTGAGTCTCTAGCAAACAGCTTGTTTCACAAATTCTGTATTTGCTTGTTCATTTTTCCTCATTTTACGGATTTATTTACCATGAATGGTTTATATTGATTGTGATTGGGATAAGGGGTAGTTGGGTGGGTGCGGTTATTGTGCTGTTGCAGACTATTGGATGATGCGATGAGATTGCGGGGCATGGAAGGGCGTTTTTGCTTTAAATGGAAGGAAGGGTTTTTGTCTCAACATCCCCGGAAGTTATTTTGTTTATCCTGTCAAAAAATTCCCCTTGCAGCCCGGCAGGAAGCTCCACAATCACAATGAGGCTCCCGTTTCCCGTCCACTCCTCTTTTTGTATCGTGTACTGCTTGAGCGTGCCGTATGACCTGGACGCGTGCTGTGGCGGCACCTTGACTGCGATTCGCACATGCTCGAACTTTATGGGCAGCACTGGCCTCAATGCATCAACAAATTCCTTCATTTGCGCCTGGGCCGGCTTGAATGGGTCAATGTTCACCCGCACCTGCTCTAGCGCGTTTTCAATGCGCAGGACAGGAATTGGCGCATGGGTTCTCGGGTCGACTGCCTCGCGGGCGATAAGGGCAATGACCTGCTTTCTTTTCTCCTCGACCATTTTCTTTTTCTGGTCGGTTGTAAGCTGAAGCTCGCCTCGCTCAAAAATAGCCTTTGCGATTTCCTGCACGTCGGTTGTGTGGAAAACCTCCTGAAGCTTTGAGGACTTGTGCCGCTCGCTTGTCTTTGAGTTTTTGAAAACTTCATCTACCACAAGAACGTTGTTAAGCTCTTTTTTCTGCCCCGTTTTATAGGCTTGCGCAAGCTCGGGGTCAACAAGTATCTCAAAGCGCTCCCCGGCATAGTCAAGATGGGCAATGATTGCCTTGTCAAGGCTTGTCATAGCAAAACCGCAAAATCAGCAAAAGCGCCAAACGCCTGCGGCTTGGGGTGCCGCATGGGTTTACGCAAGTGCATGCTCACTTGAGGAATTTCTCAACCTCTTTGTTTGAGAGGATTTGGAACTCCTTTTTCTTTGTTGAGGCAACGGCTATCTCAACTGTGTCAGGCTTGAGCGTCAAGTCGCCTGATTTTTTCAAGGCTTTGACAGACATTGCAATTGCATCTTCAAGTGAGATGTTCTCCTTGAATTCCTTTTCAAAGAACTCCTCGACTTCCTTTTTGCCAATGCCGATTGCCGCCGCCTTGTAGCCGGTTAGGGCTCCGGATGGCTCTGCCTCATAGAGCTTTGGCACGCCATTATCAATGCCGGCTATAAGGAAAGATACGCCAAACGGCCTGATGCCACCATACTGCGTGTAGACCTGCATCAAGTCGCAAAGGTTTTTTGCTATCTGCTCAACCGAAGCCTGCTCGTCATAGGTGATTTTGTGGCGCTGCGCATCCAGCCTGCCTATATCCACAAGCCTTCGTGCATCTGCGATAAGGCCTGATGCGGTTGCTGCAATGTGATTATCTATTTCAAAGATTTTCTTCATTGAGTCTGGAACAAGCAGGTGCGACTGGGTGTTTTTGTATGCAACAAGGACTACCCCGTCATTGCACACCAAGCCTATTGATGTCGCCCCCCGCTTTACAGCCTCCTTTGCATATTCCACCTGGAAAAGTCTGCCGTCTGGCGAGAACACAGTAATTGCCCTGTCATATGCCTGCGGTGAAACCGGATACATAAACTTACACCCCACTTTTTGCTTGTGCCTAAATGCTAGTATTGGCTCTAAGATTCTGGATATGTCTGATTATTTTAGATATTATGATTCCAATTTAAATGCCTTTCTGGAAGAAAATTGGGAAAACACGGTTTGAGGGTTGCGCTTGGGGCAAATGCGTTTGCCCGCGTTTTGAAAACGGCGTGAGCTCTTAATGTAGGCAAAGATTTATATTCATGTAAAGAGTAATTTTACCACTATATTTATCGCATTTGTTTGCTTGGGAGGAGATGGCATGAAAAAACAGATTTCGCAAGAGAAAGGCATTGCTGATGAGTCCAAACAACAGGCTCGGAAAAAATCACTATTTGACAGACCGTTGAGCTTCCCAAAGGAAGTGAAGCCTGTAGGGGAATCGGAATTCTCGACTTACTATCTAGTTAAGGCGGTAAACACTGCGCATTTGAAACACAACAATTCAGAGCTTTTGTATTTTTGCAAAGATGCGGTTGAGAAGCAAATCCCAAGTGTTTACGTTGCAGATGCCGCTGACACTGCCTCACCTGTTGGCGACGTTGGGCTTTTGATGAAGCGCACAAACATCATCACAAGCCTTGCTGAAAAAATCTCCCACCTCACAGAACCGCTCGCCCCGCTTGCGCACAAGATAAGAAACATGATTTGGAGGCAAAACTCGATTATTGGCGCAGGGGTACTTTGCATTGCAGGGGCTGTTTTTACGTCTGCGGCTTTACTTGAAATAAGCACGCTTGGTGTTGTAACTGCCCTTCTTGGCGCAACACTTATTGCATATGCAAATAAAGACACAAAGGAAATAAACGAGCTAAAAGAGGAGTTTGCAAAGCAGTTTGCAAAAATTGTTGATGTAAGAGCCTACCTCAAAGGTGTTGAGGGCGCATATGACGACCTCGCAGGGATGGTTGATGGCGTTAAGGGACTGGTTGTGGCGCAAAAAGAGTTTGATAAAGAAGTTGCAAGGCGCAAGGTTGCGGAGAAAAGGAAAACCGAAAAAGGGAAATTGGAAATTGCGGTGCCGCAAACAACCGATTTGGCCGGCCAGTTAACTGGGAAACCGGAGACTGCCATAATAACAGAAGAAGAGAAAGAACTTTTGACTGCTAAAAAACCCAAAAATAAAATAACCACAAAAAAGAAAAAAGCCGACGTGAGCGCAGCAGGTGAAGAGGAGCTTGATGTGAAAATCAATGAGCTCAAAGAACTAATTAAAAGCAAGATAGGGCTTGAGTATGTCAATCTTTACAAGGCAATTGAGGGCGGGAACGAAGAGATAATTAATGAATTGAAAGGATTGCTAAGCGAACAGAGGCTGACACCAGAAAAAATAGTCGAGGCAATTGTTAGTGGCGCAGAAAGCGCAGGCAGGTTGAAAAAACTGCTTCAGAGAATGAGTGCTGTTGAAGTAAAAGAATAAGCACTAACAAGGGGTTGCCGCCTGGTTTGAAGCTGCCTTTTTGAAGTTGGCATGCTCCCCCTTGGCCGATTAAGAGTAGTGGGCACGAAGCTTGTGATTGTCATCTACTTAACATAAAGGCGCTTGACAGGCTGGCAGATGCGAGTTTTGCAGGCTGCTTTTTTGGCAGATTTGCTTGCAGTAATTGAATTTGGCAATGGCATGTTACTGCAATTTTGGGCGTGTGCGCAAATGTGCGCGATTGGCAGCCTGCCACCCATGAATTAATAATTTTGCGCACGCCAAAAAGAGAGCGTATGGTATCAAAAGACGCACTGCGGGCGCAGTTCAAGAAGGACTGGCAAAAGCACTTCAAAGTCGATGCCCTGGTTGAGAAGGGGTACACAAGGCAGCAATGCACAAAATGCTCGCGCTTTTTCTGGTCGGTTTCTGAAAGGGGGATGTGTTCTGACCCATCCTGCATTGGATACCGGTTCATAGGCAAAAAAATGGCTAAAAAGCCCCTTGGCTATGTAGAGACTTGGAAAAAAATCAGGGCTTATTTTGAAAAGACGGGGCATGCTTATGTTGAACCCTACCCTACCGTTCCCAGATGGCGCGACGACTTGTATTTCACAATTGCCTCGGTAAATGACTTTCAGCCTTATGTTGTTTCAGGAGAGGTGGAGCCACAGTCAAACCCAGTAATTGTGCCACAGCCATGCATAAGATTTTCAGACGTCTCAAATGTCGGTGTCACTGGACGCCATTACACTGATTTTGTAATGGTTGGGCAGTTGGCATTCAACAACAAAAAAACCGGCGACTTTTACTGGAAGAACGAGGCAATTAGCCATGACTTGGGGTATTTGTCGCACCTTGGCATTGATGAATCGCACCTGGTTTTTCTTGAGGATGTCTGGATTGGTGGAGGGAATTACGGCCCCTGCATTGAATATTTTGCGGATGGGCTTGAGCTTGGCAACTGCGTTTTCATGCAGTATGAGGTGATGCCAGATGGAAGCGGGCGGGAGCTTTCAACTAAAGTCATTGACATGGGTGCAGGCTTGGAACGGCTTGCCTGGATAACGCATGGAAGCCCTATTTCTTATGATATCACATTTGGCAGCGCAGCCCAGAATCTGGTAAAAAGTGCCGGTGTGAAAATAGATGAAAAGCTTTTCCTTCAGTATGCGAAGCTGTCTGGCTCGCTAAACACTGACGAAGTTGAGGATATTGGAGCCGAAAGGGAAAAGATTGCAAGGCAGCTTGGCATGGGCGCCCATGAGCTGCTTGATATGTTTTCACCCCTCCATGCGGCTTATGCCTGCGCAGACCATTTGAAAACCATCCTGTTTACTTCCACCGACGGGATGCTGCCTTCAAACTCAGGGGGCGGATATAATCTTAGGATGATATTGCGCCGCACTTTTGGCTTTGACGAGGAATTTTCAATGGGCATTGACTATGCCAAAGTGCTGGAGGCGCATGCGCACCATTTGCACGAGCTGTTTCCAAAGCTTGAAGGTGGAGTGCCAACAGCCATCGCAATTGTTGAAGAAGAAAAAAAGAAATTCATGGCAGGAAAGGAGAAAGGAAGGGGCAAGGTTGCAAACTTACTTGCGCGAGGCAAGGCAATCTCAGTTGATGAGCTAAAAAGATTGTACGAGTCCGATGGCATACCTGTCGAGCTTGTTGCCGAGCTTGCAAAGGAAAAAGGCATTGAAGTGCCCATACCTGAAAATTTCTACACATTGATGAAAAAGGATGATGAGGCTGGGCCGGCTGGAGAGCACAAAGTGGATGTCGAAGGCCATGAAAAGACAAAAACGCTCTTTTATGAAAGTGTCGAGGAATTTGACGCAATGGTTCTGGCGGTGAAAGGCAAGTGGGTGATTTTGGATGCAAGTGCGTTTTACCCTGAAGGCGGCGGGCAGATATATGACATTGGGTCGCTAAACGGGATAAGGGTGCCAAACGTGCAAAAAGAAAGCGGCGTGATATTGCACGAGGTTGAGAAGCCCGAGGTTTTTAAGCCAGGGCAAAAAGTGCGCGGCATTGTAGATGGGGCAAGGCGAAGGCAGATTTCAAGGCACCACACCTCAATTCACCTGATAAACAGGTGCGCACGCGAAGTTTTGGGGCCGCACATCTGGCAGGGAGGCTCATACAAGGACGAGAAAAAAGCGCAGATAGACCTGACCCACTACAAAAAAATAACTGATGCCGAGCTTGATGATATTGAAAGGCGGGCAAACAATTATGTGCTTGCAGACCTGCCAATCACAACAAAAGTGCTTGGCCGCATTGAGGCTGAAGGCAAATACGGCTTTAGGCTTTATCAGGGAGGGGCTGTGCCTGGAAAAGAGCTTCGGGTGGTCTCCATTGGAGACATTGACCACCAGGCATGCGGTGGCACGCATAATTACAATAAAAAAACAGGCGAGCTTGGGTATATAAAAATAGTGAAAAGAGAGGGCGTGCAGGATGGGCTTGAGAGGCTTGTCATAAAATGCGGCCCTGCGGCAGTTGAATATGTGCAGCAGCGGGAGCGGCTTATCAAGGAGGCGGGAAGCGCACTTCAGGTCCCTGAGGCGCAGCTGAAGGACACCGCACTCAGGTTCTTTGCAGACTGGAAGGAGAGAGGGAAGGAAGTTGAAAAGCTCCAGGAAGTGCTTGCAAAACAGGTAAGCCAGCAGGAAGCACAGAATGCGAGAAAAGAGGGAAGAAAACTTGTGAAGCTTCTTGGAGCGCCTTACCCTCAAAAGCTTGCTGAGGAGATTTGCAACAGGCTCAATTCCCAGGGGCTTGCTGTGCTAATTGTCACTTCCGACGGTTTTGTTGCGGCAGTGGCTCCAGCAGGAAGTGGCCATAGCGCAATTGAACTTCTCAAAGAGCAGGGGGCAAAAGGCGGCGGGAGCGCGCTTGTTGCAAGGGGCAGGATTGAGAAAAAACCTTGAGCTCCAGAACATGCCAAAAGCATGGAGCCCCAGCTTAGACTTATAAGGAAAAGACGGGTAAAAAATTGCGTATTTTATGGGCGACGATTTCACAAAGGCAAGGATTGCTGCCGGCATGGCGTTCAAGGAGCTTGACAAAGCGACAGGAGGCACGCAGCAAACAAAAAAAGCTGGCGAAATCCAGATTAAGTGCATTGGCAACATGTGCACTATTGTGAGAAATGACACTGAAACGATGAGCAGCAGGCATTCTGATTTTGGAAAGGATATTGAAAAAAACCTCAACGCCATAAAAAGGACCGGAAGCTTCATGCTGGCAACTGAACTGCTGATTGAACTGTCAAGGTATCTTGACTCCCATGTACAGGAAGATGAGCATGAGGATTGCAAGAAGGAGGTAAATCTTGCAAGGGTGAAGATAGTTTCGGCAGTGGCGTCAATAAAAACAAACGGCCCAAATTTCCAGAAGACAGACGACTTGGTCGGCTGGCTAGGCGGCAAGAAAGACGAAGCCGAAATTAAGGAAAAGGTTGAAAGGGAGCTTGGGTTGAGATGGTCTGAGATTGAAAGGCTGGTCAATGCTGCGATTAAAGGCATAGCATCTGAAAGCCTCAAAGTCAGCATGCTAAACACGCTAGCATTCTACG from the Candidatus Parvarchaeota archaeon genome contains:
- a CDS encoding ribosome assembly factor SBDS, encoding MTSLDKAIIAHLDYAGERFEILVDPELAQAYKTGQKKELNNVLVVDEVFKNSKTSERHKSSKLQEVFHTTDVQEIAKAIFERGELQLTTDQKKKMVEEKRKQVIALIAREAVDPRTHAPIPVLRIENALEQVRVNIDPFKPAQAQMKEFVDALRPVLPIKFEHVRIAVKVPPQHASRSYGTLKQYTIQKEEWTGNGSLIVIVELPAGLQGEFFDRINKITSGDVETKTLPSI
- the psmA gene encoding archaeal proteasome endopeptidase complex subunit alpha, which gives rise to MYPVSPQAYDRAITVFSPDGRLFQVEYAKEAVKRGATSIGLVCNDGVVLVAYKNTQSHLLVPDSMKKIFEIDNHIAATASGLIADARRLVDIGRLDAQRHKITYDEQASVEQIAKNLCDLMQVYTQYGGIRPFGVSFLIAGIDNGVPKLYEAEPSGALTGYKAAAIGIGKKEVEEFFEKEFKENISLEDAIAMSVKALKKSGDLTLKPDTVEIAVASTKKKEFQILSNKEVEKFLK
- a CDS encoding Na+/H+ antiporter NhaA, which translates into the protein MKKQISQEKGIADESKQQARKKSLFDRPLSFPKEVKPVGESEFSTYYLVKAVNTAHLKHNNSELLYFCKDAVEKQIPSVYVADAADTASPVGDVGLLMKRTNIITSLAEKISHLTEPLAPLAHKIRNMIWRQNSIIGAGVLCIAGAVFTSAALLEISTLGVVTALLGATLIAYANKDTKEINELKEEFAKQFAKIVDVRAYLKGVEGAYDDLAGMVDGVKGLVVAQKEFDKEVARRKVAEKRKTEKGKLEIAVPQTTDLAGQLTGKPETAIITEEEKELLTAKKPKNKITTKKKKADVSAAGEEELDVKINELKELIKSKIGLEYVNLYKAIEGGNEEIINELKGLLSEQRLTPEKIVEAIVSGAESAGRLKKLLQRMSAVEVKE
- a CDS encoding alanine--tRNA ligase, whose product is MVSKDALRAQFKKDWQKHFKVDALVEKGYTRQQCTKCSRFFWSVSERGMCSDPSCIGYRFIGKKMAKKPLGYVETWKKIRAYFEKTGHAYVEPYPTVPRWRDDLYFTIASVNDFQPYVVSGEVEPQSNPVIVPQPCIRFSDVSNVGVTGRHYTDFVMVGQLAFNNKKTGDFYWKNEAISHDLGYLSHLGIDESHLVFLEDVWIGGGNYGPCIEYFADGLELGNCVFMQYEVMPDGSGRELSTKVIDMGAGLERLAWITHGSPISYDITFGSAAQNLVKSAGVKIDEKLFLQYAKLSGSLNTDEVEDIGAEREKIARQLGMGAHELLDMFSPLHAAYACADHLKTILFTSTDGMLPSNSGGGYNLRMILRRTFGFDEEFSMGIDYAKVLEAHAHHLHELFPKLEGGVPTAIAIVEEEKKKFMAGKEKGRGKVANLLARGKAISVDELKRLYESDGIPVELVAELAKEKGIEVPIPENFYTLMKKDDEAGPAGEHKVDVEGHEKTKTLFYESVEEFDAMVLAVKGKWVILDASAFYPEGGGQIYDIGSLNGIRVPNVQKESGVILHEVEKPEVFKPGQKVRGIVDGARRRQISRHHTSIHLINRCAREVLGPHIWQGGSYKDEKKAQIDLTHYKKITDAELDDIERRANNYVLADLPITTKVLGRIEAEGKYGFRLYQGGAVPGKELRVVSIGDIDHQACGGTHNYNKKTGELGYIKIVKREGVQDGLERLVIKCGPAAVEYVQQRERLIKEAGSALQVPEAQLKDTALRFFADWKERGKEVEKLQEVLAKQVSQQEAQNARKEGRKLVKLLGAPYPQKLAEEICNRLNSQGLAVLIVTSDGFVAAVAPAGSGHSAIELLKEQGAKGGGSALVARGRIEKKP